In one window of Microplitis demolitor isolate Queensland-Clemson2020A chromosome 4, iyMicDemo2.1a, whole genome shotgun sequence DNA:
- the LOC106694172 gene encoding uncharacterized protein LOC106694172 isoform X2: MKAIDTYGIKSTSNDRIGNAEDKSKAGIIITDSSPKQKKIIVGCTKLKDTNENTLRSNENHKPTLELRKPRGKYFKSNSQIQQRNAFTTNIQNLQLLKNGNYVRNPVNIRGSYYFATNTCGFDSIIQILSSSAMDNPQYMAFIDESKNKVLKFVKFFDENELSATTNKNRIVLLEDLFSHKIKKMLNSNQIDLYDCVSTIYKQCFNDVPSGWLTHTCPNCHIYTSPIIILQVNHYIIRKNGYHVLQEVLNNEWTQKLDVRANVEASHSIPGQLVDFPINLNLGDDQYQLSGVIAMLPGHFISYCRRINNRWDKCDGLKQKIECVKSHTSIEPQGVIYTKIFSKNDHNHENSTQNYTLTKELVDLTNDEPKSLEHGVASKLPITDSLDDSDTNSRDNWRNKELNNKVYFDGSFDSIEENSFIESPIMDSIKNSRSLEYQSVLILQGGNSISGIIIDKKIFHLLDTYNFDFIVHILSCSALDIPSYMNFLKDSSNETFKFIIGFINLKSCAEIYAKRALLLKSLYISKTSTTFLNNVFIHTTDIRETIFNTWETCLTDQASLLNVYICKSCGCSSFFTPFLKVDTKLIIKNGFKVRNEAVKYYKHLKKVKCRQESCSKLCSVTVYPNYHLFINLEIIYRYHKNMKCKIQDIPKKLIFGEEVQEYRLAGIIAQKNNLPVSYCLRINGTWELYNGYLNIIMIVDSTTVIEPLGAIYTIS, translated from the exons ATGAAAGCTATTGATACTTATGGTATAAAAAGTACTAGTAATGATCGAATTGGGAACGCAGAAGATAAATCAAAAGCCGGTATTATAATAACTGATAGTTcaccaaaacaaaaaaaaataatagtaggCTGTACAAAACTAAAGGATACCAATGAAAACACTCTAAGATCGAATGAAAATCATAAGCCAACATTAGAATTAAGAAAACCACgtggtaaatattttaaatcaaattcacAGATCCAACAACGAAATGCTTTTACAACAAACATACAAAACTTGCAGTTACTAAAAAATGGGAATTATGTACGAAATCCTGTTAATATAAGAGGGTCATATTACTTTGCCACTAACACCTGTGGATTTGATTCAATTATCCAAATTTTATCTTCTAGTGCAATGGATAATCCACAATACATGGCTTTTATTGACgaatctaaaaataaagtattaaaatttgtaaaatttttcgatgaaAATGAGCTATCTGCTACGacgaataaaaatagaatcgtACTTCTTGAAGACCTGTTCagccataaaataaaaaaaatgctcaattcaaatcaaattgACTTATATGATTGCGTGAGTACTATATATAAACAATGTTTCAATGATGTGCCAAGTGGATGGTTAACACATACCTGTCCAAACTGTCATATATACACTTCAcctataataatattacaagTTAATCACTATATTATACGAAAAAATGGCTATCATGTTCTACAAGAAGTGTTAAATAATGAATGGACACAGAAGTTGG ATGTTCGAGCCAATGTTGAAGCATCTCATAGTATTCCTGGGCAGTTGGTAGATTTTCCAATAAATCTTAACTTGGGTGATGATCAGTATCAATTATCTGGTGTTATAGCTATGTTACCAGGACATTTCATCTCATACTGTCGACGTATTAATAATCGCTGGGATAAGTGTGATGGTCTTAAACAGAAAATAGAGTGTGTAAAATCTCACACATCGATAGAACCTCAAGGAGTTATATAtaccaaaatattttcaaaaaatgatcataATCATGAGAACTCTACTCAAAATTATACCTTaacgaaagagcttgttgatCTTACCAACGATGAACCTAAATCACTTGAACATGGCGTGGCTTCAAAACTACCTATAACAGACTCTCTTGATGACTCTGATACTAATTCAAGAGACAATTGGCGTAATAAAGAACTAAATAATAAGGTTTATTTTGACGGTTCATTTGACTCGATTGAGGAAAATAGTTTTATCGAAAGCCCAATTATGGATAGCATTAAGAATAGTAGATCCTTGGAATATCAATCAGTTTTGATCCTTCAAGGTGGAAATAGTATATCTGGAAtcattatagataaaaaaatttttcatttgttagacacgtataattttgatttcatAGTACATATCTTAAGTTGCAGTGCATTAGACATTCCGAGTTATATGAATTTCCTCAAAGACTCGAGCaatgaaacttttaaattcataatcggttttataaatttgaaatcgtgTGCAGAAATTTACGCTAAGAGAGctttgttattaaaatcattatatatttcaaaaacttcAACGACATTCcttaataatgtttttatacaTACAACAGATATACGAGAAACTATTTTCAACACATGGGAAACTTGCTTGACAGATCAAGCTAGCTTGCTtaacgtatatatatgtaaatctTGTGGATGTTCGTCATTTTTTACACCTTTTCTGAAAGTTGATAccaaattaatcataaaaaatggtTTCAAAGTACGTAATGAGGcagttaaatattataaacatcttaaaaaagtaaaatgtcGTCAAGAAAGTTGTTCTAAATTATGTTCAGTCACTGTGTATcctaattatcatttatttattaatttagaaataatatatcgatatcataaaaatatgaaatgcAAAATTCAAGATataccaaaaaaattgatttttggaGAAGAAGTACAGGAATACCG ATTAGCAGGAATTATAGCGCAGAAAAATAATCTTCCCGTCTCATATTGCTTGAGAATAAATGGTACTTGGGAATTATACAATGGCTActtgaatataattatgattgtGGACTCTACGACAGTAATCGAACCTTTAGGTGCAATATATacaataagttaa
- the LOC106694172 gene encoding uncharacterized protein LOC106694172 isoform X1, translating into MKAIDTYGIKSTSNDRIGNAEDKSKAGIIITDSSPKQKKIIVGCTKLKDTNENTLRSNENHKPTLELRKPRGKYFKSNSQIQQRNAFTTNIQNLQLLKNGNYVRNPVNIRGSYYFATNTCGFDSIIQILSSSAMDNPQYMAFIDESKNKVLKFVKFFDENELSATTNKNRIVLLEDLFSHKIKKMLNSNQIDLYDCVSTIYKQCFNDVPSGWLTHTCPNCHIYTSPIIILQVNHYIIRKNGYHVLQEVLNNEWTQKLGIKTCSSYCNTRLNIYNTQIFIELDVRANVEASHSIPGQLVDFPINLNLGDDQYQLSGVIAMLPGHFISYCRRINNRWDKCDGLKQKIECVKSHTSIEPQGVIYTKIFSKNDHNHENSTQNYTLTKELVDLTNDEPKSLEHGVASKLPITDSLDDSDTNSRDNWRNKELNNKVYFDGSFDSIEENSFIESPIMDSIKNSRSLEYQSVLILQGGNSISGIIIDKKIFHLLDTYNFDFIVHILSCSALDIPSYMNFLKDSSNETFKFIIGFINLKSCAEIYAKRALLLKSLYISKTSTTFLNNVFIHTTDIRETIFNTWETCLTDQASLLNVYICKSCGCSSFFTPFLKVDTKLIIKNGFKVRNEAVKYYKHLKKVKCRQESCSKLCSVTVYPNYHLFINLEIIYRYHKNMKCKIQDIPKKLIFGEEVQEYRLAGIIAQKNNLPVSYCLRINGTWELYNGYLNIIMIVDSTTVIEPLGAIYTIS; encoded by the exons ATGAAAGCTATTGATACTTATGGTATAAAAAGTACTAGTAATGATCGAATTGGGAACGCAGAAGATAAATCAAAAGCCGGTATTATAATAACTGATAGTTcaccaaaacaaaaaaaaataatagtaggCTGTACAAAACTAAAGGATACCAATGAAAACACTCTAAGATCGAATGAAAATCATAAGCCAACATTAGAATTAAGAAAACCACgtggtaaatattttaaatcaaattcacAGATCCAACAACGAAATGCTTTTACAACAAACATACAAAACTTGCAGTTACTAAAAAATGGGAATTATGTACGAAATCCTGTTAATATAAGAGGGTCATATTACTTTGCCACTAACACCTGTGGATTTGATTCAATTATCCAAATTTTATCTTCTAGTGCAATGGATAATCCACAATACATGGCTTTTATTGACgaatctaaaaataaagtattaaaatttgtaaaatttttcgatgaaAATGAGCTATCTGCTACGacgaataaaaatagaatcgtACTTCTTGAAGACCTGTTCagccataaaataaaaaaaatgctcaattcaaatcaaattgACTTATATGATTGCGTGAGTACTATATATAAACAATGTTTCAATGATGTGCCAAGTGGATGGTTAACACATACCTGTCCAAACTGTCATATATACACTTCAcctataataatattacaagTTAATCACTATATTATACGAAAAAATGGCTATCATGTTCTACAAGAAGTGTTAAATAATGAATGGACACAGAAGTTGGGTATTAAAACATGTTCTTCTTATTGTAACAccagattaaatatttataatactcaaatttttatcgagtTAGATGTTCGAGCCAATGTTGAAGCATCTCATAGTATTCCTGGGCAGTTGGTAGATTTTCCAATAAATCTTAACTTGGGTGATGATCAGTATCAATTATCTGGTGTTATAGCTATGTTACCAGGACATTTCATCTCATACTGTCGACGTATTAATAATCGCTGGGATAAGTGTGATGGTCTTAAACAGAAAATAGAGTGTGTAAAATCTCACACATCGATAGAACCTCAAGGAGTTATATAtaccaaaatattttcaaaaaatgatcataATCATGAGAACTCTACTCAAAATTATACCTTaacgaaagagcttgttgatCTTACCAACGATGAACCTAAATCACTTGAACATGGCGTGGCTTCAAAACTACCTATAACAGACTCTCTTGATGACTCTGATACTAATTCAAGAGACAATTGGCGTAATAAAGAACTAAATAATAAGGTTTATTTTGACGGTTCATTTGACTCGATTGAGGAAAATAGTTTTATCGAAAGCCCAATTATGGATAGCATTAAGAATAGTAGATCCTTGGAATATCAATCAGTTTTGATCCTTCAAGGTGGAAATAGTATATCTGGAAtcattatagataaaaaaatttttcatttgttagacacgtataattttgatttcatAGTACATATCTTAAGTTGCAGTGCATTAGACATTCCGAGTTATATGAATTTCCTCAAAGACTCGAGCaatgaaacttttaaattcataatcggttttataaatttgaaatcgtgTGCAGAAATTTACGCTAAGAGAGctttgttattaaaatcattatatatttcaaaaacttcAACGACATTCcttaataatgtttttatacaTACAACAGATATACGAGAAACTATTTTCAACACATGGGAAACTTGCTTGACAGATCAAGCTAGCTTGCTtaacgtatatatatgtaaatctTGTGGATGTTCGTCATTTTTTACACCTTTTCTGAAAGTTGATAccaaattaatcataaaaaatggtTTCAAAGTACGTAATGAGGcagttaaatattataaacatcttaaaaaagtaaaatgtcGTCAAGAAAGTTGTTCTAAATTATGTTCAGTCACTGTGTATcctaattatcatttatttattaatttagaaataatatatcgatatcataaaaatatgaaatgcAAAATTCAAGATataccaaaaaaattgatttttggaGAAGAAGTACAGGAATACCG ATTAGCAGGAATTATAGCGCAGAAAAATAATCTTCCCGTCTCATATTGCTTGAGAATAAATGGTACTTGGGAATTATACAATGGCTActtgaatataattatgattgtGGACTCTACGACAGTAATCGAACCTTTAGGTGCAATATATacaataagttaa